In Pseudomonadota bacterium, one DNA window encodes the following:
- the rpsQ gene encoding 30S ribosomal protein S17, protein MTGIQSRKTRTGVVMSTAMDKSVTVRVERTVKDPDFGKYLRRRKKYMAHDEGNECKKGDVVAIRECRPLSRRKRWRVVEILEKASEVE, encoded by the coding sequence ATGACTGGTATCCAATCGCGCAAGACTAGGACCGGGGTTGTGATGAGCACAGCCATGGACAAGAGCGTGACGGTCCGGGTGGAGCGGACGGTCAAGGACCCGGACTTCGGCAAATACCTGAGGCGCCGCAAGAAGTACATGGCGCACGACGAGGGCAACGAGTGCAAGAAGGGCGACGTGGTAGCCATACGGGAGTGCCGTCCCCTGTCCAGGCGCAAGCGCTGGAGGGTGGTCGAGATACTCGAGAAGGCCTCAGAGGTCGAGTGA
- the rpsH gene encoding 30S ribosomal protein S8, with product MVVNDPISDMLTRIRNAVHAKHDKVTVPYSGIKEALARVLASEGFLKAVDVAGEGTRKSIVIDLKYMPDGEPVFRSLERTSKLGRRCYIGASDIRPNRQGVGVAILTTSKGVMKDVDAKRQGLGGEVLCTAW from the coding sequence ATGGTTGTCAACGACCCGATATCCGACATGCTGACGCGCATAAGAAACGCCGTACACGCGAAGCATGACAAGGTCACCGTGCCCTACTCCGGCATCAAGGAGGCGCTGGCAAGGGTCCTGGCCTCCGAGGGGTTCCTCAAGGCCGTGGACGTCGCAGGCGAGGGCACGAGGAAATCGATCGTGATCGATCTCAAGTATATGCCGGACGGCGAGCCGGTCTTCCGGAGCCTGGAGCGGACGAGCAAGCTCGGCAGGCGCTGCTACATCGGAGCGTCGGATATACGCCCCAACAGGCAGGGGGTGGGCGTCGCCATCCTCACGACCTCGAAGGGCGTAATGAAGGACGTGGACGCAAAGAGGCAGGGGCTCGGCGGAGAGGTCCTCTGCACAGCCTGGTAA
- the rplX gene encoding 50S ribosomal protein L24, with protein MKIRKGDMVKVTTGREKGKTGRVMRLDPRKSLVWVEHLNMVKRHQKPTQSHKQGGIVEKEAPLAVSNVMYYDEKAGRASRVGYKTVKGEKFRISKRSGEVIAAAKA; from the coding sequence ATGAAGATACGCAAGGGCGACATGGTGAAGGTGACGACGGGGCGCGAGAAGGGGAAGACCGGCAGGGTGATGCGCCTTGACCCGAGGAAGAGCCTAGTGTGGGTCGAGCACCTCAACATGGTCAAGAGGCACCAGAAGCCGACGCAGTCGCACAAGCAGGGCGGCATAGTCGAGAAGGAGGCGCCGCTGGCGGTCTCCAACGTCATGTATTACGACGAGAAGGCGGGACGCGCGTCCAGGGTCGGTTACAAAACGGTCAAGGGCGAGAAGTTCCGCATCTCTAAGCGCTCCGGCGAGGTGATCGCCGCGGCGAAGGCGTGA
- the rpmC gene encoding 50S ribosomal protein L29, whose amino-acid sequence MNPSEVRDRSNADLVKEVERLRDEVFRLRFRKGAGQLKETANIKKARRDLARVHTVMRERDIEARTKGGA is encoded by the coding sequence GTGAGGTGCGTGACAGGTCCAACGCGGACCTGGTGAAGGAAGTCGAGAGGCTCCGGGACGAGGTTTTCAGGCTTCGCTTCCGCAAGGGCGCGGGTCAGCTCAAGGAGACCGCCAATATCAAGAAGGCGAGACGCGACCTCGCGCGCGTGCATACGGTAATGCGCGAGCGCGACATCGAGGCCCGCACGAAAGGAGGCGCGTAA
- a CDS encoding type Z 30S ribosomal protein S14 has protein sequence MAKTSLVVKSKRKPAFKVRAYNRCPICGRPRAYMRRFDMCRICFRNMALRGDLPGVVKSSW, from the coding sequence ATGGCAAAGACATCGCTGGTAGTTAAGTCGAAGCGCAAGCCGGCCTTCAAGGTCCGCGCATATAACCGCTGCCCGATCTGCGGGCGCCCCAGGGCGTACATGAGGCGCTTCGACATGTGCAGGATCTGCTTCAGGAACATGGCCCTCAGGGGCGATCTTCCCGGCGTGGTGAAGTCGAGCTGGTAA
- the rplN gene encoding 50S ribosomal protein L14, translating to MIQQMTELQVADNSGAKLLRCIKVLGGSRRRYAGVGDIIVVSIREAMPRAKVKKGDVKRAVIVRTKKEIKRTDGSTIKFDENSAVLISEQGEPIGTRIFGPVARELRARKFVKIISLAPEVL from the coding sequence ATGATTCAGCAGATGACAGAGCTGCAGGTTGCGGACAACTCCGGCGCGAAGCTGCTTCGGTGCATCAAGGTGCTCGGCGGCTCCAGGCGGCGCTACGCCGGCGTGGGCGACATAATCGTCGTTTCGATCAGGGAGGCGATGCCCAGGGCCAAGGTGAAGAAGGGCGACGTCAAGAGGGCGGTGATCGTGCGCACGAAGAAGGAGATAAAGCGCACAGACGGATCGACGATCAAGTTCGACGAGAACTCCGCGGTCCTCATCAGCGAGCAGGGCGAGCCGATCGGAACCCGCATATTCGGGCCGGTGGCAAGGGAGCTCCGCGCCCGCAAGTTCGTGAAGATCATATCGCTGGCACCGGAGGTGCTCTGA
- the rplE gene encoding 50S ribosomal protein L5, translated as MSEDKAKKKKKAEGKAAKPEGAEGAAKEKPRREAKPKVPSELELRYKRECIAELMKQFGFKNVMQVPRLAKIVVNTSTKEALVDIKMLERAAEEIGLITGQRACITKAKKSIANFKLRKGQSIGARVTLRGKTMYDFMNRLVNIALPRVRDFKGVPPRSFDGRGNYTLGITEQAIFPEINVDKMQRVNGMNLTFVTTAKSDEEGKALLALLGMPFRSE; from the coding sequence GTGTCAGAGGACAAGGCGAAGAAGAAGAAAAAGGCCGAGGGCAAGGCCGCGAAGCCTGAGGGCGCAGAGGGCGCCGCGAAGGAGAAGCCGCGCCGCGAGGCGAAGCCGAAGGTGCCGTCCGAGCTCGAGCTCCGCTACAAGCGGGAGTGCATAGCCGAGCTGATGAAGCAGTTCGGCTTCAAGAACGTCATGCAGGTGCCGCGCCTGGCCAAGATCGTGGTGAACACCTCCACGAAGGAGGCGCTGGTGGACATCAAAATGCTCGAGCGCGCGGCGGAGGAGATAGGCCTCATCACCGGCCAGCGCGCCTGCATCACCAAGGCCAAGAAGTCGATCGCCAACTTCAAGCTCCGCAAGGGGCAGTCGATCGGCGCCAGGGTCACGCTGCGCGGCAAGACCATGTACGATTTCATGAACAGGCTCGTGAACATCGCGCTCCCGCGCGTGCGCGACTTCAAGGGCGTTCCTCCGCGCTCGTTCGACGGCCGCGGCAACTACACTCTGGGCATCACCGAGCAGGCGATATTCCCGGAGATCAACGTGGACAAGATGCAGAGGGTGAACGGCATGAACCTCACGTTCGTCACCACTGCCAAAAGCGACGAGGAGGGCAAGGCGCTGCTGGCGCTTCTCGGCATGCCCTTCAGGAGCGAATAG